One Calditrichota bacterium DNA segment encodes these proteins:
- a CDS encoding ATP-binding protein, producing METVNSRKNLLSNEPQSACATKGENTTIALCLTGQCHERSRGRGKHQKDCRYRRKWAMSAAWVLTTVALAGTAGGHVEPRGFTHLTVADGLSENMVYCTAQDSKGYLWFGTEDGLNRYDGYSIRVFRSDPRKAGSARVNPLINIFTLCADPQGGVWVGSYGGGLSYYDPATEQFRTYLPDLQDSTSLSSFNVAGLCLDHEGILWVATLDAGLHRFDRASGTFVHYRAKEGDPTSLSSDFARCVYEDRSGRLWVGTDGGGLNLFDREQGRFWQYRHDPRVPKSLIDDYVRGICQSSRGTLWLATDGGLDEFDPASGVFIHHIGRVHPRPGIPGERLWTVLEDAQGNVWYGTRGGGLVKYNPATGRAAHYAYNPSDPYSLRSDVVWSLLQDRNGVLWVGTMKGASSYRVHLSKFALYRHDPDDPNSLCDNSVRAFVEDRDGDVWIGTDNGLSRMRRGADGQPSFTSYFLDTTRFSATTGRRVFALAEDSTGSLWIGTYGGGLVRMDRTTGNMTRYRGDEENPQALPADFVRTLYCDQEGVLWVGTTQGLARYNHRRNDFTRFTNDPDDSTSLSDNQVLDICAADSGRLWIATRVGLNLFDPRTGRCRRYLRQENDPHGLSTDYITAVYQDEQGIVWLGTFGGGLNRLDIASGRCVVYAEAEGLANNVVYGVLRDGRGRLWMSTNAGLSRFDPATGTFRTYGVADGLQSNEFNAGAYLLARDGTMYFGGVDGFNSFHPEALQDDPVPPAVLLTGFQLYNQPVPIGQPVNGRVLLQRAIGESNSLRLSYADRVLTFEFVGLHFLCPARISYAYKMEGFDRDWNHVGTRRFATYTNLPPGKYQFKVKAANMDGVWSEPGVGLAVEVVPPFWSTWWFKLAAAVAFTGIGMGAVQWRTRTVRRRNAELERRVAQRTAELRKVNRALSAEVAERKQAEMAVRAERQQLLSVMESISEPIYVADMDTYEILFANRALERAFGKSLVGGICYREFQGFDAPCPFCTNERVRELDGEPYEWDFHNPIVDREYHLVDRVIRWPDGRKVRFEMAIDVTERNRAMAKLTASLKEKEVLLKEIHHRVKNNMQVISSMLRLQASYIDDPHALELFQESQNRVKSMALIHEKLYQSQDLARIDFADYLRNLTNHLFRSYSGRSDICLNIEVSDVRLGVDTGIPCGLIVNELVSNALKHAFPNGRSGQITVSLQRTNGTYVLSVKDDGVGFPKDVDFRNTPSLGLQLVNTLTTQLEGEVELIANGQGTEFRITFDPGRHELRELRSTA from the coding sequence ATGGAAACGGTCAATTCCCGGAAGAACCTGCTGAGCAATGAACCTCAGTCGGCGTGCGCCACCAAGGGGGAAAACACCACCATTGCGCTCTGCCTGACTGGACAGTGCCACGAACGCAGTAGGGGCAGGGGCAAACACCAAAAGGACTGCCGATACCGGCGCAAGTGGGCCATGAGTGCAGCCTGGGTGCTGACGACGGTCGCCCTGGCAGGCACCGCCGGCGGCCATGTAGAACCACGCGGCTTCACGCACCTGACCGTCGCCGACGGGCTGTCCGAGAATATGGTCTACTGCACGGCCCAGGATAGCAAGGGCTACCTTTGGTTTGGCACCGAAGACGGCTTGAACCGGTACGACGGGTACTCTATCCGCGTGTTTCGCTCTGACCCGCGGAAAGCGGGCTCCGCACGCGTCAATCCCCTGATCAACATCTTCACGCTGTGCGCAGATCCGCAGGGCGGCGTGTGGGTTGGCTCCTACGGCGGGGGGTTGAGCTACTACGACCCGGCAACCGAGCAATTTCGCACGTATTTGCCCGACCTCCAGGACAGCACCAGCCTGAGCAGCTTCAATGTGGCCGGCCTATGCCTTGACCATGAGGGCATCCTTTGGGTGGCCACTTTGGATGCCGGCCTCCACCGCTTTGACCGGGCCTCCGGCACCTTTGTCCATTACCGCGCTAAGGAAGGCGACCCCACTTCCCTGAGCAGCGACTTTGCGCGGTGCGTTTACGAAGACCGTTCCGGTCGCCTGTGGGTGGGCACTGACGGCGGCGGCTTGAACCTGTTCGACCGTGAGCAGGGCCGCTTCTGGCAGTACCGCCACGACCCACGAGTTCCGAAGAGCCTGATCGATGACTATGTGCGTGGTATCTGTCAGAGCAGCAGGGGCACGCTCTGGCTAGCCACCGACGGCGGCCTGGACGAGTTCGACCCGGCGAGCGGTGTGTTTATCCACCACATCGGCAGGGTGCATCCTCGCCCGGGCATCCCGGGCGAGAGGCTGTGGACGGTGCTGGAGGATGCGCAGGGGAACGTGTGGTACGGCACTCGGGGTGGCGGCCTGGTCAAATACAACCCAGCCACCGGCAGGGCGGCTCACTATGCCTACAACCCCTCCGACCCCTACTCTCTGCGCAGCGACGTCGTGTGGAGCCTGCTCCAGGACCGGAACGGTGTGCTCTGGGTGGGCACTATGAAAGGGGCCAGCTCCTACAGAGTGCACCTCAGCAAGTTTGCTCTGTACCGCCACGATCCGGACGATCCCAATTCGCTCTGCGACAACTCCGTGCGCGCGTTCGTGGAAGACCGCGATGGCGACGTCTGGATCGGCACCGACAACGGCCTGTCCCGCATGCGCCGCGGCGCGGATGGCCAGCCGTCCTTTACATCCTACTTCCTTGACACGACGCGTTTCAGCGCCACCACCGGCAGACGCGTCTTCGCCTTGGCAGAGGATTCCACCGGTAGCTTGTGGATAGGCACCTATGGCGGCGGCTTGGTGCGCATGGACCGGACCACAGGGAACATGACCCGCTACCGCGGTGACGAGGAGAACCCGCAGGCGCTGCCAGCTGACTTTGTCAGAACCTTGTACTGCGATCAAGAGGGTGTGCTCTGGGTGGGCACCACGCAGGGCCTGGCCCGCTACAACCACCGCCGCAATGACTTTACCCGCTTCACCAACGACCCGGACGATTCCACATCACTGAGTGATAACCAGGTCCTGGATATCTGTGCGGCCGATTCGGGCAGGCTGTGGATAGCCACCAGAGTTGGGCTCAACCTGTTTGACCCGCGCACTGGACGCTGCCGCCGCTATCTGCGCCAAGAAAATGACCCGCACGGTCTGAGCACCGACTACATCACCGCCGTGTACCAAGACGAGCAAGGAATCGTCTGGCTCGGCACCTTTGGCGGGGGCCTCAACCGCTTGGATATAGCCTCCGGACGCTGCGTTGTGTACGCTGAGGCAGAAGGGCTGGCCAACAACGTAGTATACGGCGTGCTCCGCGATGGCCGTGGCCGACTGTGGATGAGCACCAATGCCGGCCTGTCGCGCTTCGACCCGGCCACTGGCACCTTTCGCACCTATGGCGTGGCCGATGGCCTGCAAAGCAACGAGTTCAACGCCGGCGCCTACCTGCTGGCCCGCGACGGCACCATGTACTTTGGCGGCGTAGATGGGTTCAACTCTTTTCACCCTGAGGCGCTGCAAGACGACCCTGTGCCACCGGCAGTGCTCCTCACCGGTTTTCAGCTCTACAATCAGCCGGTGCCCATTGGTCAACCGGTGAATGGCCGTGTCCTGTTGCAGCGGGCCATCGGCGAGAGTAACTCCCTGCGTCTCTCCTATGCCGACCGAGTGCTCACCTTTGAGTTCGTCGGCTTGCACTTCCTCTGCCCGGCGCGCATCTCCTATGCGTACAAGATGGAGGGTTTTGACCGGGACTGGAACCATGTGGGCACTAGGCGGTTTGCCACCTACACCAATCTGCCTCCCGGTAAGTACCAGTTCAAGGTCAAGGCGGCGAACATGGACGGTGTGTGGAGCGAACCGGGCGTTGGCCTCGCCGTGGAAGTAGTGCCGCCATTCTGGAGCACGTGGTGGTTCAAGCTTGCAGCAGCCGTTGCGTTTACGGGCATCGGCATGGGCGCGGTGCAGTGGCGCACCAGGACCGTGCGGCGACGGAATGCCGAGCTCGAGAGGCGGGTGGCGCAGCGCACTGCCGAGCTGCGCAAGGTCAATCGCGCGCTCAGCGCGGAGGTTGCCGAACGCAAACAGGCGGAAATGGCAGTGCGCGCCGAGAGGCAGCAACTCCTGTCGGTCATGGAAAGCATCAGCGAGCCCATCTACGTGGCGGACATGGACACGTACGAAATCTTGTTCGCCAATCGCGCCCTGGAACGCGCCTTTGGCAAATCATTGGTGGGCGGCATCTGCTACCGAGAGTTCCAGGGGTTTGATGCTCCTTGCCCTTTCTGCACCAACGAGCGTGTCCGCGAGCTGGACGGGGAGCCCTACGAATGGGACTTCCACAATCCCATCGTGGACAGGGAGTACCACTTGGTCGACCGCGTCATTCGCTGGCCAGACGGGCGCAAGGTGCGGTTCGAGATGGCCATCGATGTCACCGAACGAAATCGCGCCATGGCAAAGCTCACCGCCTCGCTCAAGGAAAAGGAGGTGCTCCTCAAGGAGATTCACCATCGCGTGAAGAACAACATGCAGGTCATCTCCTCCATGCTCCGCCTGCAGGCCAGCTACATCGACGACCCGCACGCGCTTGAGTTGTTCCAGGAGAGCCAGAACCGGGTCAAGTCGATGGCGCTCATCCACGAGAAGCTGTACCAGTCGCAGGATTTGGCGCGCATCGACTTTGCCGACTACCTGCGCAACCTGACGAACCACCTGTTCCGTTCCTACAGCGGGCGGTCAGACATTTGCCTGAACATTGAGGTGAGTGACGTGCGCCTGGGCGTGGACACCGGCATCCCTTGTGGGCTCATCGTCAACGAGCTGGTGTCCAATGCGCTGAAGCATGCCTTCCCCAATGGCAGGAGCGGACAGATTACCGTGAGCCTGCAGCGCACCAACGGCACGTATGTGCTCAGCGTTAAGGACGACGGCGTGGGCTTCCCCAAGGACGTGGATTTTCGCAATACACCATCGTTGGGATTGCAATTGGTCAATACCTTAACCACGCAGCTTGAGGGCGAAGTGGAACTCATCGCCAATGGCCAAGGGACTGAGTTCCGCATCACTTTCGACCCAGGTCGGCATGAGTTACGGGAGCTGCGCAGCACGGCGTAG
- a CDS encoding response regulator, whose protein sequence is MAKPYILLVEDDPDDRRLTVRLLRQAYVHGDIVTVHTGTQALQYLFGTGQFAGRDLSYKPEMVLLDLGLPDMSGMEVLRCLQADEHTKDIPVVVLTSSHSEEDLVECYRLGASSYLRKSAQQLGLCCLVRGSSLHDARPASEEHAPLRLSPISSAKDPRRKLRAKRKART, encoded by the coding sequence ATGGCAAAGCCCTACATTCTTTTGGTGGAGGACGACCCAGACGACCGGAGGCTCACGGTGCGTCTGCTGCGCCAGGCGTACGTGCACGGTGACATCGTGACGGTGCACACGGGGACGCAGGCGCTGCAGTACCTCTTCGGCACCGGGCAGTTCGCCGGTCGAGACCTGAGCTACAAGCCGGAAATGGTCCTCTTGGACTTGGGTCTGCCAGACATGAGCGGCATGGAGGTGTTGCGCTGCCTCCAGGCAGATGAGCACACGAAGGACATACCGGTCGTGGTCCTGACCTCTTCGCACTCGGAGGAAGACCTCGTGGAATGCTATCGCCTCGGCGCAAGCAGCTACCTGCGCAAGTCGGCACAGCAGTTGGGACTATGCTGCCTGGTGAGGGGCAGCTCATTGCACGATGCGCGCCCTGCCAGTGAGGAGCACGCTCCCCTCCGCCTGTCACCCATTTCCAGTGCGAAGGACCCCAGGCGAAAGCTTAGAGCCAAGAGAAAGGCGCGGACATGA
- a CDS encoding response regulator, producing the protein MEPAARVLIIEDEIIVAKDLEAMLRNLGYAVCGIVRTGEEGVRRATSERPDLVLMDIGLKGEMDGIEAARQIRATHDVPLVYFTAITDPGTFQRAKQTDPYGFICKPFEEKDLRSIVELALHHGRRERQLKLALRLLRAALSSAEEALMVADLKVEVVYLNAAAEALTGWSEHEAIGLPLGELLVSAPGQPIPEVAMLAQEGLAGAVSVAFSLLTHDAPRVAVGGTIQALTDVGVIGYLLRLRHVQTPEHAEVPDAGRGLAANCGPRA; encoded by the coding sequence ATGGAACCGGCAGCACGAGTGCTCATTATCGAGGATGAAATCATTGTGGCCAAGGACCTCGAAGCAATGTTACGCAACCTTGGCTACGCGGTCTGCGGGATTGTGCGCACCGGCGAGGAAGGCGTGCGCCGCGCCACGAGCGAACGGCCTGACCTGGTGTTGATGGACATCGGGCTGAAGGGAGAGATGGACGGCATCGAGGCGGCACGGCAGATAAGAGCAACCCACGATGTCCCGCTGGTCTACTTTACCGCCATCACCGATCCGGGCACTTTTCAGCGCGCCAAGCAGACCGACCCCTATGGCTTCATCTGCAAGCCCTTCGAGGAGAAGGACTTGCGGAGCATTGTGGAACTGGCGCTGCACCACGGCAGGCGGGAACGGCAGCTCAAACTCGCGCTGCGGCTCTTGCGTGCCGCGCTCAGCAGCGCAGAAGAGGCGCTCATGGTGGCCGATCTGAAGGTGGAGGTGGTCTACCTCAATGCTGCGGCAGAGGCGCTCACCGGTTGGAGCGAACACGAGGCGATCGGGTTGCCCCTGGGGGAGTTGCTGGTCTCGGCGCCAGGACAGCCCATTCCGGAGGTCGCCATGCTCGCACAGGAGGGGCTCGCTGGAGCCGTATCCGTTGCCTTCAGCCTGCTCACGCACGACGCCCCTCGTGTGGCGGTGGGTGGCACCATCCAGGCTCTGACTGATGTTGGGGTCATCGGTTACCTGCTGCGGCTGCGGCACGTCCAGACGCCTGAGCACGCGGAGGTGCCCGACGCGGGGCGGGGCTTGGCCGCAAACTGCGGCCCAAGAGCATAG